The region GGCCTTGACTCAGCTGCCTGATGATGACGAACACCACTCCGCGGAAAAATCCCAAACTTTCTACCTTGCTGGCCGGTTTGTCGGTGCTGGCCTTGGCCGCAGCGCTGCCGCTTAAAGCCGTGGCGGCCACGAATACCTTGACGCTTCAGGCGCAGCAGTTGGCCGGGCAGACGCCGGTCACTGACCCCGAACTTGCGGCCTTGTTCGCGCAGACCAACACCACCTGGGAGGCGCTGAAAAAGGGCCAGCTGGCCGAGATGCGTAAGTTCTCGCAAGCGAATCTGGCGGCTGAGCAAAAAGCCTGCAAGACCTTGTTCTACCCCTTCGGCGGGCCGGATGCGCTCAACGCTTTGACACTGTTCCCGAGCTGCCAGCACTACATCTTGTTCGGCCTGGAGCCGGTGGGCACCCTGCCGAACTTGACCAATAAGCCGGCGGCCGAGGTGAAGCAGTTCGTCAAGGCGATGAATCAGTCGCAGGAGTTTTTGCTCAAGCGCAATTTCTTCGTCACGCAGTACATGAGCAAGGACTTCCGCTCCAAGAAGCTCGACGGTGTGATCCCGCTGATCAGCGTGACGCTGGCGCGCCTGGGTTATGAGCTCAACAGCATCGAATACAAATCGCTCGATGGCAGCCCTTTTGTGGAATACAAAACGCGCGACGCTGCGATTGATCCCAAGGCCGACCCCAATGCAGCTCCCGCTTCAGCAGCGGAAGCCAAGCCCCGCAAGCGTGTGCCGCGTGCCGTGCTGTTCAGCTTCAGTCAGCCAGGCAGCAAACAACTGCAAACCCTGTTCTACGCCAACTTCGATGCCTCCGATGAAGGCCTCAAGCGCCGCCCCTATTTCCCGCGCTATATGGAGAAGCAGGCGCCCACGGCAACGCTGCTGAAGGCGGCGTCTTATCTGATGCACGGCCCCGAGTTTTCGGACATGACGGCCCTGGTTCTGAACAAAAGCCCGGTGATCGTGCAAGACGACACCGGCCTGCCTTACCGCACGCTGCTCGATGCCGGCTACCGGGTGGAGCTGTTCGGCAACTACAGCAAGCCCATCGGCCTGTTCAACTACCGTGCCCAGCCCGAACTGGCCAAGGCCTATGCGGCCCTGCCTGCGCGCACGACCTTGCCTTTCATGTGGAGCTATAACGTGGCGCGTGAGGACATGGGGCTGCAGTTGGCGCGCAAGCCCGCGAAGTGAATGGGCGTAGATTATTCATTCGAAGTTAGATCGAAACGAAAAGGGATCAGGTCATGAATTCAGCGGCATTGCCATTGAGCGTTCTGGGCAAGGCGAGTTCCATCAATGTGCGCAAGGTCTTGTGGCTGTGCGCGGAGTTGGACTTGCCCATCAGCCACGAAGCCTGGGGCTCGGGCGAGCGCGATACCCAGGTGCCTGAGTTCCTGGCGCTCAACCCCAATGCGATGGTGCCGGTGATTCGCGATGGTGAGTTTGTGCTGTGGGAGTCCAACACCATTTGCCGCTATCTGGCCTTGCGCCAAGGCCGCTTTGACTTGCTGCCTGCCGACCCGCAAGGCCGCGCGCGGGTGGAGCAATGGATGGACTGGCAGGCGACCGAGCTGAACAATTCCTGGCGCTATGCCTTCATGAGCTTGGTGCGGCAAAGCCCCGCGCATGCGGACCCGCAGCAACTGGCCGCGGGCATTGCCAACTGGCATCGGCATATGCAGATGCTGGACGCGCAGCTGCAGCGCAGCGGCGGGCCGTTTGTGCTGGGTGACAGCTTCACCTTGGCCGACATCGTGCTGGGCTTGTCCACCCACCGCTGGATGATGGCGCCGCTGCCGGCCGAGCAAAGACCCGCGCTGCCGGCGGTGCAGGCTTTTTACGAGATCTTGAGCCAGCGACCCGGCTTTCTGGCCCATGGGCGCAATGGCATGCCCTGAGTCGCTCTAAAGCAGCGAGCCCTGCTGCGGCTCCGCCGGCCCTTTCGGCCCTTTTGGCCCGGCGCGCAAGCGTGCCAGCAAGGCATCGGTTTCCTGTGTGACCGAGGGCTCGAACAGCTCGGCCGCTGGCAGCTTGAGCACCTCCCGGCAGGCTTCTTCCTGCGGGCCGTGCAGCCACAAGTCCCACAACTCGGGCTGGATAGGAATGGCGCTGCGCTTGTCTTGCGCATCGTCCGGCAGCTTGGGGTCGGGCTTGTGCAGGCGAGCCAGCAGCGGGTGGCCGTCGCAATTCATCGTTAGCATGCTGAAGTTGGGCACCAGTTCGCCCGACTCCGGGTTGACCCACTCACTCCAGATGCCGGCCAGTGCCCAGGGCGCGCCATCGGCGCGGCGCAGCGTCCACCAGATATTGCGGCCGGTTTCCCAATTGGGTTCCTGGTAGCTGGCAGCAGCAATCAGGCAGCGTCGGCCCTTGGCCCAGGCGTCTCGGTAGGTGGGGCGCTGGTCCACCGA is a window of Paucibacter sp. KCTC 42545 DNA encoding:
- a CDS encoding glutathione S-transferase family protein, which produces MNSAALPLSVLGKASSINVRKVLWLCAELDLPISHEAWGSGERDTQVPEFLALNPNAMVPVIRDGEFVLWESNTICRYLALRQGRFDLLPADPQGRARVEQWMDWQATELNNSWRYAFMSLVRQSPAHADPQQLAAGIANWHRHMQMLDAQLQRSGGPFVLGDSFTLADIVLGLSTHRWMMAPLPAEQRPALPAVQAFYEILSQRPGFLAHGRNGMP
- a CDS encoding SOS response-associated peptidase family protein, producing MCNLHHVSPKEEIERYFRASLHSSLQGHAYPSVAVGPFGSGVFIRAGQPNSSGGSTRLAMKGQWGMIAPRAASARPASRAILTNNARIESVDQRPTYRDAWAKGRRCLIAAASYQEPNWETGRNIWWTLRRADGAPWALAGIWSEWVNPESGELVPNFSMLTMNCDGHPLLARLHKPDPKLPDDAQDKRSAIPIQPELWDLWLHGPQEEACREVLKLPAAELFEPSVTQETDALLARLRAGPKGPKGPAEPQQGSLL